One genomic region from Candidatus Nitrosopumilus koreensis AR1 encodes:
- a CDS encoding superoxide dismutase produces the protein MVRYELPRLPYDYDELEPYIDAQTMKIHHQKHHQSYVDGLNKSLEEIGSASHPQYITSVLSDLSLIPESGRNKINFFGGGFENHRLFWETMNPNGGGSPGGKIEDAIDVYYDSFENFKKQFSETAIGIQGSGWCWLVFNSTYNKIEILTTENQTSPWTLQKMPLLGLDVWEHAYYLKYQNKRPEYVKEWWNVVNWDYVENRFSEISV, from the coding sequence ATGGTTCGATATGAATTACCTAGACTGCCTTATGATTATGATGAATTAGAGCCATACATTGATGCTCAAACAATGAAAATACATCATCAAAAACATCATCAGTCATACGTTGATGGATTGAATAAATCCCTTGAAGAAATTGGCAGTGCGTCTCATCCTCAATACATCACATCTGTTCTATCTGATCTGAGCTTGATTCCAGAGTCTGGAAGAAATAAAATTAATTTTTTTGGAGGTGGATTTGAGAATCATAGATTGTTCTGGGAAACAATGAATCCTAATGGTGGTGGCTCTCCTGGTGGCAAAATAGAAGATGCAATAGATGTCTATTATGATAGTTTTGAGAATTTTAAAAAACAATTTTCAGAGACTGCCATTGGAATCCAAGGTAGTGGGTGGTGTTGGCTGGTCTTTAATTCGACCTACAACAAAATAGAGATACTCACTACTGAGAACCAAACAAGTCCTTGGACTCTGCAAAAGATGCCTCTCCTTGGACTGGATGTGTGGGAGCATGCTTACTATCTGAAATACCAAAACAAAAGACCCGAATATGTTAAAGAATGGTGGAATGTTGTCAATTGGGATTATGTTGAGAACCGTTTCTCTGAGATTTCAGTATAA
- a CDS encoding DUF7482 domain-containing protein gives MKKSLKYIALLAIIPVFTVGISTGSFTDAEALKGQGVGSSKYGSSTNICGLQLCSDIPGGKSAWMAEQEKSKPVTPVMEEKDDHDSKMEEKMTEDDMGSVLRLSRANVPATIPLHHGYYDGGDVYFIITDSSDPTHADLITNNQGWKVELAPLLKNAPDEALSKTYMFTNGIKGDGVHGFQGEVFTSTPAQSDVYSALTSHVHVTWNEGMTPRILNSDAMVMQAADNGEVTLTPVNVVLNMPQIVWPDGQMMVKEDKTLTDETPYGGGQVLDIDTEEMTVTFIAHRGWGPDGRTIYYIVTDATPSGPAEMMGVVSTPTSASLIANSAAVDLFQFKNGLTGSGPLGFQPGIATGAPGDENYSPMWRIFVTGWANPENAQLLETIDDLNAYREAGLIDIGIARPMDSDHIVNCPFIDPFQ, from the coding sequence ATGAAAAAGAGTCTAAAGTACATTGCATTACTTGCAATCATCCCTGTGTTTACAGTTGGGATATCTACTGGTTCTTTCACAGATGCTGAAGCCCTTAAGGGTCAAGGTGTAGGTTCCTCAAAATACGGTTCTAGCACCAATATCTGTGGATTGCAACTGTGCTCTGACATTCCAGGCGGAAAATCTGCATGGATGGCAGAACAAGAAAAATCCAAACCTGTAACTCCAGTTATGGAAGAAAAAGACGACCATGATTCCAAAATGGAAGAAAAAATGACTGAAGATGACATGGGGTCTGTACTTAGATTATCAAGAGCAAACGTTCCAGCTACTATTCCGTTGCATCATGGATACTATGATGGCGGTGATGTTTATTTCATCATTACCGATTCAAGTGATCCAACACATGCAGACCTGATTACAAATAATCAAGGTTGGAAAGTAGAGCTTGCACCATTACTAAAGAATGCACCTGATGAAGCACTTTCAAAAACTTACATGTTTACTAACGGAATAAAAGGTGACGGTGTACATGGTTTCCAAGGAGAAGTTTTCACTAGCACTCCTGCACAATCAGATGTATACAGTGCATTGACATCACATGTTCATGTAACATGGAATGAAGGTATGACGCCAAGAATTTTAAATTCTGATGCAATGGTCATGCAAGCTGCAGACAATGGCGAGGTCACATTGACTCCTGTTAATGTGGTTTTGAACATGCCGCAGATTGTTTGGCCTGATGGACAAATGATGGTCAAAGAGGACAAAACTTTGACTGATGAAACACCATACGGTGGTGGACAAGTTCTTGATATCGATACAGAAGAGATGACTGTAACTTTCATAGCTCATCGCGGATGGGGTCCAGACGGTAGAACTATCTATTACATTGTAACAGATGCTACTCCTAGCGGTCCTGCCGAAATGATGGGTGTTGTAAGTACACCAACCTCTGCAAGTTTAATTGCAAATTCAGCAGCAGTTGATCTATTTCAGTTCAAGAATGGTTTGACTGGTTCTGGTCCACTTGGATTTCAACCTGGAATTGCTACAGGTGCTCCTGGTGATGAAAACTATTCTCCAATGTGGAGAATTTTCGTAACTGGCTGGGCTAATCCCGAAAATGCACAATTGCTAGAAACCATTGATGATCTGAATGCATACAGAGAAGCTGGATTGATCGATATTGGAATTGCACGTCCGATGGATAGTGACCACATAGTAAACTGTCCATTCATTGACCCATTCCAATAA
- a CDS encoding DUF5679 domain-containing protein, whose product MTIGYCVKCRDKREIGGAKPYTMKNGKPAIKGTCPTCSTAIFRIGRG is encoded by the coding sequence ATGACAATAGGATACTGCGTAAAATGCCGAGACAAACGAGAAATCGGTGGCGCTAAACCATACACAATGAAAAATGGTAAACCTGCAATCAAAGGCACATGCCCAACATGCAGTACAGCCATTTTCAGAATCGGCAGAGGATAG
- a CDS encoding FAD-binding oxidoreductase yields the protein MSSLSTELSKVVQGEIHTEKEFKKFYSVDASSYQIIPKVIIIPKNEKDIINTIKIAKKFKTTVTVRGAGTGLVGSALNNGIVLDMKNFDSIKVEENQAVVGPGAVKGKLDRILEKNKKFFPPNPSIGSFCSIGGMIGNNSSGSRSLKYGSVIDNVIEITIIDGNGNKVVLPKNQKFSNKIKNKIKIDKEKFPEVSKNSSGYRIDKIKTAKDSHKIIIGSEGTLGIITAAKLKIKNIPKKRILFVIEYDSISNVASDCIKINNTNPSAIEFVDRTTLQQIDHNFQKNTKCLLFVEYDEKIIQNERKIKQTISGSMAKKLTKKQEIHKWWKYRDSSLYYSLRSIKKENRIPHVIEDAAVPIEKLPELFSTIENINKKFKTKSIIYGHIGNGNLHIRLIAKRIETSSIKDIAVEFFDKIIKMGGTITAEHGDGLARSEFIKKQYGKTNYETFKDIKKLFDPKNVLNPGKIIVNKSTIIKNLERL from the coding sequence ATGAGTTCTTTGAGCACAGAACTATCCAAAGTAGTTCAAGGAGAGATACATACAGAAAAAGAGTTCAAGAAATTTTATTCAGTTGATGCAAGCTCATACCAGATTATTCCAAAGGTCATAATAATTCCCAAAAATGAAAAAGACATCATCAACACAATAAAGATTGCAAAAAAATTCAAAACTACGGTAACTGTTCGCGGTGCAGGAACAGGCCTGGTTGGAAGTGCACTAAACAACGGAATTGTTTTAGATATGAAAAATTTTGATTCAATCAAAGTAGAAGAAAATCAAGCAGTTGTAGGTCCAGGTGCAGTTAAAGGAAAACTAGACAGGATACTAGAGAAAAACAAAAAATTTTTTCCACCAAATCCATCAATTGGTTCTTTTTGTTCAATAGGTGGAATGATTGGAAATAACTCCAGTGGAAGCAGGAGTCTAAAGTATGGAAGTGTGATTGATAATGTAATTGAGATAACAATTATTGATGGAAACGGCAACAAGGTAGTACTTCCAAAAAACCAAAAATTTTCTAACAAAATTAAAAACAAAATAAAAATTGACAAAGAGAAATTCCCAGAAGTTTCCAAAAACTCTTCAGGATACAGAATTGACAAAATAAAAACAGCAAAAGACAGTCACAAAATCATTATCGGTTCAGAAGGAACACTTGGAATCATAACAGCTGCAAAACTAAAAATCAAAAACATTCCAAAAAAAAGAATTCTTTTTGTCATAGAGTACGATTCAATTAGCAACGTTGCAAGTGATTGTATCAAAATAAACAATACCAATCCATCTGCAATAGAATTTGTTGATCGCACCACACTACAACAGATAGACCATAATTTTCAAAAAAATACAAAATGCTTGCTTTTTGTAGAGTATGATGAAAAAATCATCCAAAACGAGAGAAAAATCAAACAGACAATCTCAGGCAGCATGGCCAAAAAACTGACAAAAAAGCAAGAGATTCACAAGTGGTGGAAATACAGAGATTCCTCACTATATTACAGCCTTAGAAGCATCAAGAAGGAAAACAGGATACCACATGTAATAGAAGATGCCGCAGTACCAATAGAGAAACTGCCAGAGCTATTCTCAACCATAGAAAATATCAACAAAAAATTCAAGACAAAATCAATCATATACGGACACATTGGAAACGGAAACCTGCACATCAGATTGATTGCAAAGAGAATAGAAACGTCATCAATCAAAGACATTGCTGTAGAATTTTTTGATAAAATTATCAAGATGGGCGGAACCATAACTGCAGAACATGGAGACGGTCTAGCACGTTCAGAATTTATCAAAAAACAATATGGAAAAACAAACTATGAAACATTCAAAGACATAAAAAAATTGTTTGATCCAAAAAATGTTTTGAACCCAGGAAAAATAATTGTAAATAAAAGTACAATAATTAAAAATCTTGAAAGGTTGTAA